CAGTGTGACCCTGAGCGTGCCTCTCACATTATCATCGGctgctgcatcctgcacaacaTCGCGCAGCAACGGAGagaccagctggaggaggaggatcgTCACCACACAGAACTGAAGGACCTGCCAATTGAGGAGCTGGCGGATGGAGGGCAGGTGGTGATGGCAGAGGCACGGCAGGGCAGGGTAGCAAGGAAGCCCCTGATAGCAGCCTGCTTTGCCTAGCTGATGTCCAGTGTGGGGCTGCTCCCAACACCCACCACAGCCCAGgagccaccaccgcccccccccacccccacaactcaAAGCTGGCCACTCAAACAACAtgacccttctcccccctccccaacctcgaGAAACATCACACCTGGTTAACGGGCCTGAGCTGGCCCTGGAAGCGAGTCTTTGGTTAAGGCTGAAGGATGATGACAACTCACTGTAAGGCACACtaggatcctgcccctggtgccagtcaagtctgactcctacctgttctctgAATGCACACTGCCACCTGGGCCCATGTAGCAGTAAGGGTTGGGAACACAAACATGTGGGGTAATGGGTCCAGGGCTAGAGCAGGGGGGTGCATGacagggggtagtgtgtgtgtaagggtctgGGGGATGCTGGGGAAAGTAGTGCAGGCGGTATAAAACATTTGGCCAAGGTGCTGGTCTCGCACAGTATAGCAGTCTGTGCCTCAATTGGGAAGCACTCAACTCTATGGGAGGAGGATCAGAGACAGATTAGTCACTGCTGTGAGGGGCAAATAACATTTAATTGTGATTTTAACATTTTCCAAAACTTAAGCTTGACTACTGCTGaccttcacctgtgccctcttaGTGATCCTACAACTTTCTAATCTTGTGTGGCCTACTGCTTCATCTAGGTgctcccccaggatgcacatcagaagtGGAGGTGCCCAGCTGTGATCCTGTGATACCCTTGGTGGCCATCCCTGGGGGGCCGAGACCTGAAGGGCCCCGGCCAATTTGCAGATGTCACTGATGTTTCTGTGCTACCCTGTTCATCTAGCTAGCCCTGAggtgccccggtgtgaggaaggggggggattGGAAGGTCCGGGACATCCAGAGTGTCCTGAGTGGAAGGAGCCCCCAGCATGGGCTCTAGCCCTTACTCCTCCCTTGGAGTGCCCAAAGGCCtcggggacactccatgggatgccagggtagctggactgagctacagaagctctggcatcacctgactctgccagtcctggaggcccagatgtgtctgccccatggtctgtgatccctcagccctggccttcTGAGACTTGGCCAAGCTCTGGAGACTCTCTGCTACAGAATTCTGTGAGTGAGCCAAGTTCTGGAGCCCCTGAGCTattagccctctgagactgggctaagttgtcgggACACGGCCTGGTGTGTCTCCAGAatcccagcgagagtcccagccaggGCCAACAGTGTCTCCAACATGCCCCAACACCCATGGCCAAGTCCCGATGTGCCTCCTACCCTCGGCTGTGGGCCGCTGTTTCTCTGCAATGGCCCCTCCAGGCCTGGAGCCTATCACCCATGAGGCCAGAATACTGTGCCAGACTTTTCACTGCGAACactacccttgcagtgttggcctggttaaCAGGTtgtgctggcaccatctcctgtgacagcactctgactcctcTAAACAGCTTTGCagttgcagcatggttgctgacagcccatccacaactccccgggttttcTGATAAATCTCCACCAGCTTCGGGACGAACAAACCCTGAAGCCTGGCATCTGGTttggggccagctgaatcctTGCCTCCAGCAAACTTCTGTGTGCCTGAGCCCTCAGATGTGCCCGACTCCGCCCGATGTGCATCAGCAActatgatgtgctcaccagtaagtgacccagaagcttcAATATTAACATGACCCACCGTCATGATAGTCTCTATGTTGTTGGGTTGTGTTGTTGATGCCTGTGCCGATTCACTGGTGCTGTCCTCGGAAGGTTCCTCTGGGTCTCCTTCCGAGATGTTGTCCAAGTTGCCCAGGAGGCTATCTTCAGGAGCAGAAGAGGGGGCGCCGACACCAGAAGGCCTGGTGCATCAGGATCAAGCACAGTAAAAAACAGCACgcattaggggaa
The DNA window shown above is from Mustelus asterias chromosome 15, sMusAst1.hap1.1, whole genome shotgun sequence and carries:
- the LOC144504735 gene encoding uncharacterized protein LOC144504735; the encoded protein is MVTSPSHGGVACNIFQAAGIIRGQGVSVKEQGLFQILKEMMTNQPRSAQRASILKLYCHMRILHQCRYTYFDSLLGNLDNISEGDPEEPSEDSTSESAQASTTQPNNIETIMTVGHVNIEASGSLTGEHIIVADAHRAESGTSEGSGTQKFAGGKDSAGPKPDARLQGLFVPKLVEIYQKTRGVVDGLSATMLQLQSCLEESECCHRRWCQHNLLTRPTLQG